Part of the Arthrobacter gengyunqii genome is shown below.
GCCGACATCACCCTGACGGAGGTCCGGGTCTCCGAAAATGACCGCCTCGCCGGAATCGACAGCTTTGACGACATTAAGCACCTCCTGCGCGGCTCGCGAATCATGGTGGGATGGCAGGCGGTGGGGGCGCAGCTTGCCGCCGTGGACATCTCCCGCGCGTATGCCGTGGAACGCCGGCAGTTTGGCCGGCCCCTGGCCGCGTTCCAACTGGTGACCGAACAACTGGTGCGGATGCTCGGAAACACCGTGGCCAGCACGGGGATGCTGGCCCGGGTGTCGGAGCTGGAACGGGGCGGATATCCCTCAGCGGCCGGCCGGAGCGGCTCGGGGCCAGAGGGGCCAGACGGTGAGGGTAGCGGCCAGCGCGGCTCCGACGGCGGCATGGCGCAGGCCGCTTTGGCCAAGTCGTATGCCAGCGCCAGAATGCGCGAGACCGTTGCCCTGGGCCGCAGCATCCTGGGCGGCAACGGCATCGTGACCGACTACCGCATGGCAAAGGTATTCGCCGACGCTGAAGCCATTTATACCTATGAGGGAACGTATGAGATCAACTCCCTCATTGTGGGCCGGGACATTACAGGAATTTCGGCGCTGCGCTAGTCGGCAGGTACTCCGGCCGTAGTCCGGCCGTAGTCCGGCCGTAGTCCGGCCGTACTCCGCGGAGGGAGCCCGGGTGGTGTTGAAACGTAAGCATCAGTAGGCTTACTAATGAGGATCTGCCTGCGGCCCGGTTCAGTCGGGCGCGGGCAGCGACAAAGCTGAAGGAGAGGCACGATTGATGGACGAGCAGAGCATTCCCGACCCCGAGCTGGGCGACGACCCCGTACTGGCCGATGACATTGCCGATGTTGTGACTCCGGATGAAGTTGCCGAAGTGCCGCTGACCGACATGATCGACGCGGACGATCTGTCCGGCGCGGACGAGTTCGTGGACCCGGAGGCCCTGAGCTATCCCGGTGCGGCCGAAGACAACCCCGACCGCTGGCAGGAGGACCCGCTGCTGGCCGGTGAGCCCCTTGCCAACGAACCCGGATTGCTGTCGGACCAGACGCTGCGGGACGAAACCGCCGAAGAACGGTTCGAAGAAGGCGACTCCCAGATTCCGCCGGAGGTTCCAACCATCGGAGAAGCGGCAAGTGACGTGGACTTTGACGATCCCGTCGCAGCGGATGAGCAGGACGGCAGCGATGATCCGGCACACCTGGGCGGAGATCCGCTGGCCGACTTCGACTCCGAGGAACGCGAACTCTAAGCTCCGTTTGGTCCGGGAGCGCCGAAGATCGGTGATGCCGTGAGCACGCTCATCCGCATCCCTCTTTGGCGGTCCCGGCGGGCTGGGCCTGACAGAGCCACCGTCTAACCTGTTCTTATGCCTTCTTTCCGAGCCCAATTGAACATCACGGGGCTCAAGCCCGGAACTCCGCCGGAAGCGGTAATGGAAACGGCAGTGGCGGCTTTGGCGGCCAGCCACCACGTCGAAGCGAATCAGCTCGACATCGTTTCAGGAATTCCACGCATCACTCTCCGCTTCATGGTTCCCGACAACGAATGGTCGCTGGAGAACTCCCAGGCGCTGCGCGCCGCAGCGAACATGCGCCACGCGGTGGAGATGGTCGCTGATGCGGAACGGCTGCGCGTCCTGCGGCGGCAGCGGGGCCGCTGGGTTCCGCTCTAAGCGGTTTTGCGGCGCCTAGAAGAGCAGCACCAATCGGCCGCGAACCCCGCCGGCCTCCAGCCTGCGGTGGGCTTCCGCGGCTTTTTCCGCCGCCAGGCGATCGGCAACCCGAAGAGTCAGCGTTCCGTCCTCGGCGAGGCGCCGCAGTGCCTCGAGTTTCAGGCCGGAATGGTATTCCTCGCGGACCGCAATCGGATGCACCGTTATGCCCCGCCCGGGATCCTGCTGCCACCACCGATAGGTGGCAAAACCGCCGTTGTCCTTGACTGCAGGTGGGGCTTTATCGTTCATTACCGCAGCGTCGGCAAGAGCGTCCACGCCGTCGGGAAAGAATTCCCGGATCCGCTCGGCGACGTCGTCGCCCCGCGCTACGACGTAGTCCGGTCCCAGCCCGGACACCAGGGCACGGTCCTTCTCTGCGGTGTCCGCGACAACCACCAAGCCTGCATGTTTGGCCAGCTGCACCAGATAGTTGCCCAGCGTTCCGGCCGCTCCGGTCACGGCGAGTGACTGGCCGGGCTGCAGATCCAGCTTCTCCAGTGTCTGGACAGCCGTCAGCCCGTTCATGGGCAGGGTTGAGGCTTCTGCGAAATCCATGCCGGCCGGGATGTGAGCGAGGGAGTCTGCAGGGGCCACCAGATATTCCTGATAGGCTCCCTTATGCTCACCCAGGGGCAGCGCCACGGCCATGACCCTGTCTCCGACCTGCCAGCCGCCGGCCCCGTCCGCCTCGTCGATAATTCCGGCGGCGTCCATGCCCGGAATTGCCGGGATTTTGCCGGCCCCCTTGCTCTGTCCACCAGCGCGCAGGACAGTGTCAGTCGGGCTTACGGCTGCAGCCTTGACCCGGATGCGCACCTCGCCCGGTCCTGCGTGGGGTTCGGGAACGTCCAGGACGGTCAAGGCTTCGGGTCCGCCGAAATTTTCCACTCCGATGATCTTCATACTCGGCGGCAACCACCGCAGCTGCCGCCGTATTCCAAAGGAGTGAGTGCTCGCCTGCCCTAGGTGTTGGCTGGCCGGGAAGCACCTCGCCGGCGCCCTTGGATTTGGCGTTCAGCACGACGCCGTTCATGATCCACCTGATGCCGGCGGGAGCCCGCGGACACCAGGACCAGGAATGCGGCCACTGCTGCTCCCACGCCGATGCTGATGGAGTCCGGTGCTCCCGTCAGCCGCTCAAAAGCAATGCAGGACAATCCCCAGACGATAGCCAGTGCCAGCGACAGGTGCCCGCGATCGGTCATGCAGATCATGGTGACGCCCACCAACACAGTGATGAGCCCGATCAAGGCCCAGACCGTGCCTCCCCAGCCCGCGAGATCTGCTTCCGCTCTGGTCAGGATGAAGGCAAGCACGGCAACCAGGGAAAGGACGCCTGCTGCCAGCGACACCCCGAGGGGCGCGTCAGCCAGGATCCCTTCCGTGCCGGAGGCCGGCGGGTGGATGTTCATGCTGTGGACAGCCACCAGGCCCACCGCGACTTGGGCTGCGGCGACTGTCAGGAGGGCGCCGGCGGTTTCACCGGAGACCGCCAGCAGCCACGCGAAAGCCAGGACCTGGGACGCCAACACGAGCCAGCCGAAACGCTCGTGCCGGGGATTCTGCCGCTGCCGGGGAAGCCACTGGTAGAGCGCGTATCCCAGCCATGCTGCCGTCACCGGCAACCACATCCACCACACCGAGGCGGCCGGCGCGAGGAGTGATCCGGCCGAGCCGACGACTCCGCCTGCGCTGTCATCGATAAGCCGGATGCCGTCACGGATATGAACATAAGCCATGACCGCCGTTGCTGTTGCGGCCGCCGAAACAACAGTCCGGCGAACGGTATGGACGTGGGAGTCGCTCCATTTCCGGGGCACGAAGGATTGCGCCCGGGCGGAGGCGCCCGGTGCCTGTGTTTTCGGGCCATTCGGCGCAGACGCTGTTGAGGGAGATATGGACGGTATTGAGGGTGCAGACGGCGCAGGCGGTGCAGACGGTGCAGATGGCGCAGACGGTGGCGGCGCGGGTCTGTTTTGGGCATCGGACGGCATTGACGGCGGAATCATCTTTGTCCTTCTCCTGCTCTGCCGGAATCCGCAGGCGCTGCCCCGGACATTTTGACCCACCCTATCCATCGATAAAGACAAAAGGGACGAATCGGGGGAACCGATTATCAGGACAGATTAAGGCAGGTATTCGGCTCCTGAGGACACGTAATGGAGCTAGGACGGACCCGAAGGTCAGGCTCGACGTGCTCGCAGACCAGGGCCCGGGGAGAGGGGCGATCCGCGTCAGGGCTTGGGTGCGAAGGCCAGCGACAGGCCGCTGCGGTATTGCACGGGCTGCCGGGTCAACGGGTCCACAAACTCCACCGAGCGTGCCAGCAGCTGCAGCGGCCGGTCGTAGTCGTCCGGTGCCTGCGGCAGCAATTCAGGGTAGAAGGAATCGTTCAGGATGCCGATTCCCAGCGATGCCATATGCACCCGCAGCTGGTGTGTCTTGCCCGTGTGCGGCTGGAGGCGGTAGCGGCCCACGCCGTCGTGCGCTTCCAAGAGCTCCACTCGGGTTTCCGCATTCGGCTCGCCGTCCACCTCTTGCGCCAGCAGGTAGGTGCGCGACTTGACCATCCGGCTGCGCACGATTCTGGGA
Proteins encoded:
- a CDS encoding acyl-CoA dehydrogenase family protein, producing MLSQPEQEKLSELRTFLAAEVAPYAAKWWQDAYFPSELLPKLAALELSTPVQQGYSPLFAGLVIAEMTRTDTSIATFFMVHHDLFVEALHAFGSAEQKDRLLADAMALRITGAFALTEPGHGSDVAGGMETTAVRDGDSWLLNGTKRWIGNGTFCDYMLLWAREPATGKVRGFLLDASLPGVHRTRIENKTALRTVQNADITLTEVRVSENDRLAGIDSFDDIKHLLRGSRIMVGWQAVGAQLAAVDISRAYAVERRQFGRPLAAFQLVTEQLVRMLGNTVASTGMLARVSELERGGYPSAAGRSGSGPEGPDGEGSGQRGSDGGMAQAALAKSYASARMRETVALGRSILGGNGIVTDYRMAKVFADAEAIYTYEGTYEINSLIVGRDITGISALR
- a CDS encoding NADP-dependent oxidoreductase; protein product: MKIIGVENFGGPEALTVLDVPEPHAGPGEVRIRVKAAAVSPTDTVLRAGGQSKGAGKIPAIPGMDAAGIIDEADGAGGWQVGDRVMAVALPLGEHKGAYQEYLVAPADSLAHIPAGMDFAEASTLPMNGLTAVQTLEKLDLQPGQSLAVTGAAGTLGNYLVQLAKHAGLVVVADTAEKDRALVSGLGPDYVVARGDDVAERIREFFPDGVDALADAAVMNDKAPPAVKDNGGFATYRWWQQDPGRGITVHPIAVREEYHSGLKLEALRRLAEDGTLTLRVADRLAAEKAAEAHRRLEAGGVRGRLVLLF